From one Bacteroides fragilis NCTC 9343 genomic stretch:
- the dnaA gene encoding chromosomal replication initiator protein DnaA, with translation MSESSHVGLWNRCLEIIRDNVPESTYKTWFVPIVPLKYEDKTLIVQVPSQFFYEFLEDKFVDLLRKTLYKVIGDGTKLMYNVLVDKSSGATVNQESTTRSTAIPQSGLPRVDERKAPGLLRAPAVQDLDPHLNPNYNFETFIEGYSNKLSRSVAEAVAENPAKTVFNPLFLHGASGVGKTHLANAIGTRIKELYPDKRVLYVSAHLFQVQYTDSVRNNTTNDFINFYQTIDVLIIDDIQEFAGVTKTQNTFFHIFNHLHQNGKQLILTSDRAPVLLQGMEERLLTRFKWGMVAELEKPTVELRKNILRNKIHRDGLQFPSEVIDYIAENVNESVRDLEGIVISIMAHSTIYNKEIDLDLAQRIVRKVVRCETKAVTIDDIINVVCKHFDLESSAIHTKSRKREVVQARQVAMYLAKTHTDFSTSKIGKFIGNKDHATVLHACKTVKGQCEVDKGFRSDLENIETLLKKRNVSNGER, from the coding sequence ATGAGTGAATCGAGTCATGTCGGCCTATGGAACCGCTGTCTTGAAATTATTAGAGACAATGTTCCTGAGTCGACATACAAAACATGGTTTGTTCCCATTGTTCCTTTAAAATATGAGGACAAAACGTTAATCGTACAAGTTCCCAGCCAGTTTTTCTATGAATTCCTGGAAGATAAATTTGTGGACTTGCTACGTAAGACGTTATATAAGGTTATAGGCGACGGCACGAAGTTGATGTACAATGTGCTGGTGGACAAAAGTTCAGGGGCAACCGTGAACCAGGAGTCTACTACCCGCTCTACGGCTATTCCCCAATCCGGACTTCCCCGTGTTGATGAAAGGAAAGCTCCGGGCTTGCTGCGTGCACCGGCCGTTCAGGATCTTGATCCCCATCTAAATCCGAACTATAACTTTGAGACCTTTATTGAAGGATACAGTAATAAGCTTTCAAGAAGTGTTGCCGAAGCTGTTGCCGAGAATCCGGCAAAAACAGTCTTCAATCCGCTGTTCCTCCATGGAGCATCGGGAGTAGGAAAGACCCATTTGGCCAATGCCATCGGTACCCGCATCAAAGAGTTGTATCCGGACAAAAGAGTGCTTTATGTTTCAGCACATTTATTTCAGGTACAATATACCGATTCCGTACGTAACAATACAACGAATGACTTCATCAACTTCTACCAAACAATCGATGTATTAATTATTGATGATATTCAAGAATTTGCAGGTGTCACCAAAACACAAAACACTTTCTTCCATATCTTTAATCACCTACATCAGAATGGCAAACAGCTGATATTGACTTCCGACCGTGCTCCTGTATTATTGCAGGGTATGGAAGAGCGCTTACTGACCCGGTTTAAATGGGGAATGGTAGCCGAATTGGAGAAGCCTACCGTAGAACTGAGAAAAAATATATTAAGAAATAAAATTCATCGGGATGGATTACAATTCCCTTCGGAAGTAATCGACTATATTGCTGAGAATGTTAATGAAAGCGTGCGTGACCTGGAAGGTATTGTCATTTCCATCATGGCCCACTCTACCATTTACAATAAAGAAATCGATCTGGACCTGGCACAACGCATTGTTCGCAAAGTCGTTCGTTGTGAGACAAAAGCTGTCACTATCGATGATATCATCAACGTAGTTTGCAAGCACTTCGATTTGGAGTCATCTGCTATCCATACCAAATCAAGAAAAAGGGAAGTCGTACAGGCACGCCAAGTAGCCATGTATTTAGCTAAAACACATACAGACTTCTCTACTTCCAAAATTGGAAAATTCATAGGCAATAAAGATCATGCCACCGTTTTGCATGCATGCAAAACAGTAAAAGGGCAATGTGAGGTTGACAAAGGATTCCGATCGGATCTGGAAAACATAGAAACTTTACTCAAGAAAAGAAACGTGAGTAACGGTGAACGGTAG
- a CDS encoding 4-alpha-glucanotransferase, with product MIVTFHIEYRTSWGEEVRILGSVPELGKNNPEQAVALTTVDGIHWSNEISIQLPAEGVVEYSYHIYRDGKAIRTEWNSFPRRIYLPADVKKSLRINDCWKNLPEQQYFYSSAFTEALLAHRERSAIPKSYKKGLMIKAYAPRINSKYCLAICGNQKTLGNWDPDKAWPMSDANFPEWQAELDASKLEFPLEYKFVLYNKEEKRAEAWENNPNRYLAAPEIKANETLVIADRYAYFNIPSWKGAGVAVPVFSLKSEKSFGVGDFGDLKRMVDWAVSTNQKVVQILPINDTTMTHTWTDSYPYNSISIYAFHPMYADLKQMGNLKDKETAAAFNRKQKELNALSAIDYEAVNRVKWEYFHQIFKQEGEKVLASKAFRSFFEANKDWLQPYAAFSYLRDLYHTPNFREWPQYSEYNAQEIEELCRPDTADYAHIAIYFYIQFNLHLQLLEATTYAREHGVVLKGDIPIGISRNSVEAWTEPYYFNLNGQAGAPPDDFSINGQNWGFPTYNWDVMENDGYKWWMKRFQKMAEYFDAYRIDHILGFFRIWEIPMNAVHGLLGQFVPALPMSREEIESYGLSFREEFLRPYIHEYFLGQVFGPHTDYVKQTFIEPTETYEVYRMRPEFDTQRKVEAFFAGKNDEDSIWVRDGLYALISDVLFVPDRKDPNLYHPRIGVQHDFIYRALNDWEKTAFNRLYDQYYYHRHNDFWQQQAMKKLPQLTQSTRMLVCGEDLGMIPDCVAWVMNDLRILSLEIQRMPKNPAEEFGRLNEYPYRSVCTFSTHDMSTLRGWWEEDYQQTQRYYNQMLGHYGTAPAIATPELCEEIVRNHLYSNSILCILSLQDWLSMDGKWRNPNVQEERINIPANPRHYWRYRMHLTLEQLMKAESLNEKIRELVKQTGRNPEK from the coding sequence ATGATAGTTACATTTCATATTGAATATCGCACAAGCTGGGGAGAAGAAGTCAGAATATTAGGTTCTGTCCCCGAACTTGGGAAAAATAATCCGGAGCAGGCTGTAGCCCTTACCACAGTAGACGGCATTCATTGGAGCAATGAAATATCCATTCAATTGCCGGCCGAAGGGGTTGTCGAATACAGTTATCACATATACCGTGACGGTAAGGCCATCCGTACCGAATGGAACTCCTTTCCGCGACGCATCTATCTGCCGGCCGACGTTAAGAAAAGCCTGCGCATCAACGACTGCTGGAAGAATCTTCCGGAGCAGCAATACTTCTACAGTTCGGCATTTACCGAAGCACTGCTGGCGCACCGCGAACGAAGCGCAATCCCCAAAAGCTACAAAAAAGGATTGATGATCAAGGCTTATGCTCCACGCATCAACAGCAAGTACTGCCTGGCCATCTGTGGTAACCAGAAAACACTCGGCAACTGGGACCCGGACAAGGCATGGCCCATGAGTGATGCCAACTTTCCGGAATGGCAAGCCGAACTGGATGCTTCCAAACTGGAATTTCCGCTAGAATACAAATTTGTATTGTACAATAAAGAAGAGAAACGTGCCGAAGCTTGGGAGAATAACCCCAACCGCTATCTGGCTGCTCCCGAAATCAAAGCAAACGAAACGTTGGTCATTGCCGACCGATATGCCTACTTTAATATTCCTTCCTGGAAAGGTGCAGGCGTAGCTGTCCCTGTATTCTCACTAAAGTCGGAAAAAAGTTTCGGTGTAGGAGACTTCGGAGACCTGAAGAGAATGGTGGACTGGGCGGTCAGTACCAACCAGAAGGTAGTACAGATCTTACCGATCAACGATACCACCATGACTCATACATGGACAGACTCTTATCCCTACAACAGCATTTCCATTTATGCCTTCCACCCGATGTATGCCGACCTTAAACAGATGGGCAACCTGAAGGATAAGGAAACTGCGGCCGCCTTCAACCGGAAGCAAAAAGAACTGAATGCACTTTCCGCCATCGACTACGAAGCTGTCAACCGGGTGAAATGGGAATATTTCCATCAGATATTCAAGCAAGAAGGAGAAAAGGTGCTGGCTTCGAAAGCCTTCCGCAGCTTCTTCGAAGCCAACAAAGATTGGCTGCAACCGTATGCTGCATTCAGCTACCTGCGCGATTTATACCATACACCGAACTTCCGCGAATGGCCCCAATACTCGGAGTACAATGCTCAAGAGATTGAAGAACTGTGCCGCCCCGACACGGCGGACTATGCCCATATCGCCATCTACTTCTATATCCAGTTCAATCTTCACCTGCAATTGCTCGAAGCCACCACTTATGCCCGCGAGCATGGAGTAGTGCTGAAGGGGGACATCCCCATCGGTATCAGTCGCAACAGTGTAGAAGCCTGGACAGAACCTTATTATTTCAACCTCAACGGACAGGCCGGTGCTCCACCCGATGATTTCTCTATCAACGGGCAGAACTGGGGTTTCCCCACCTATAACTGGGATGTGATGGAGAACGACGGTTATAAATGGTGGATGAAACGTTTCCAAAAGATGGCTGAATACTTTGACGCCTACCGCATCGACCACATTCTGGGATTCTTCCGCATCTGGGAAATCCCGATGAATGCCGTGCATGGATTGCTGGGACAGTTTGTACCCGCCCTTCCCATGAGCCGTGAAGAGATAGAAAGTTACGGACTCTCTTTCCGTGAAGAGTTCCTGCGGCCGTATATCCATGAATATTTCCTCGGACAAGTGTTCGGACCACATACCGACTATGTAAAGCAGACGTTCATCGAACCGACTGAAACTTACGAGGTATACCGTATGCGTCCGGAATTTGATACCCAACGCAAGGTAGAAGCCTTCTTTGCCGGCAAGAACGACGAAGACAGTATATGGGTCAGAGACGGATTATATGCCCTGATCAGTGACGTATTATTTGTTCCCGACCGCAAAGACCCGAACCTGTACCATCCCCGCATTGGCGTGCAGCACGACTTTATCTACCGTGCCCTGAACGACTGGGAAAAAACAGCATTCAACCGCCTTTACGACCAGTACTACTATCATCGTCACAATGACTTCTGGCAACAGCAAGCCATGAAGAAATTGCCACAGCTTACCCAGTCTACCCGCATGCTGGTATGTGGCGAAGACTTAGGCATGATTCCCGACTGCGTGGCATGGGTGATGAATGACTTACGTATCCTGAGTCTCGAAATTCAGCGGATGCCCAAGAATCCGGCAGAAGAATTCGGGAGGCTGAACGAATATCCGTACCGTTCGGTCTGCACCTTCTCCACCCACGATATGTCGACCCTGCGGGGCTGGTGGGAAGAAGACTATCAGCAGACCCAACGCTACTACAATCAGATGCTGGGACATTATGGTACCGCTCCTGCCATAGCAACGCCGGAGCTGTGCGAAGAAATAGTACGCAATCACCTTTACAGCAATTCCATCCTCTGCATCCTATCCCTGCAAGACTGGCTGTCGATGGATGGAAAATGGCGCAACCCGAATGTACAGGAAGAACGGATCAATATCCCCGCCAATCCGCGTCATTACTGGCGCTACCGGATGCACCTGACACTGGAACAACTGATGAAAGCAGAAAGCCTGAATGAAAAAATCAGGGAATTGGTGAAGCAGACAGGCAGAAATCCGGAAAAGTAA
- a CDS encoding MlaD family protein produces the protein MKLITKEVRIGIAGVAALCLLVFGINYLKGINMFKPASYFYVKFHNVNGLAQSSPVFADGVRVGIVRDIAYDYNQPENVIVEVEVDTDLRIPKGSSAELVPELMGGVRMNILLANNPRERYTVGDTIPGTLNNGMMEKVAAMMPAVEKMLPKLDSILTSLNTIMADQSIPATLHSIEKTTANLEVTSRQLKVLMNNDIPQLTGKLNTIGDNFVVISGNLKEIDYAATFKKIDTTLSNVKMLTEKLNSKDNTVGLLLNDPQLYNNLNQTTINAANLLEDLKEHPKRYVHFSLFGKKDK, from the coding sequence ATGAAACTCATTACAAAAGAAGTCAGGATAGGAATAGCAGGTGTTGCGGCCTTGTGCTTACTCGTCTTCGGGATCAATTATCTGAAAGGCATCAACATGTTTAAGCCTGCCAGCTATTTTTATGTAAAATTCCATAATGTAAACGGTCTGGCACAATCGAGTCCGGTATTCGCTGATGGTGTCCGTGTAGGTATCGTCCGTGATATTGCTTACGATTACAATCAACCGGAAAATGTAATAGTGGAAGTAGAAGTAGATACTGATTTACGCATACCGAAAGGAAGCTCAGCCGAACTGGTACCCGAACTGATGGGAGGAGTAAGAATGAATATTTTATTGGCCAACAATCCTCGCGAACGCTATACAGTAGGCGATACGATTCCGGGAACGCTAAACAACGGCATGATGGAGAAAGTTGCAGCAATGATGCCCGCTGTCGAAAAGATGTTGCCCAAATTAGACTCTATCCTTACTTCACTGAACACAATCATGGCAGATCAAAGCATTCCGGCAACTCTGCATTCTATTGAAAAGACAACAGCCAATCTCGAAGTTACCAGCCGTCAATTGAAAGTATTGATGAACAATGATATCCCACAATTAACAGGAAAGCTCAATACTATCGGTGATAACTTTGTTGTAATCAGCGGCAATCTGAAAGAAATTGATTATGCTGCCACATTCAAAAAAATAGACACCACTCTTAGCAACGTAAAAATGCTTACAGAAAAACTTAACAGCAAAGACAACACTGTCGGATTACTGTTAAACGATCCACAATTATACAATAACCTGAACCAAACAACCATTAATGCAGCAAATCTGCTTGAAGACCTGAAGGAACATCCGAAACGATATGTTCACTTCTCTTTGTTTGGTAAGAAAGATAAGTAG
- a CDS encoding N-acetylmuramoyl-L-alanine amidase family protein: MELRRPHILYILICLWLLVSPSNVSSVWAKDFVVVIDAGHGGHDPGAIGKISKEKNINLKVALKLGNLIKQNCNDVKVVYTRSKDVFIPLDRRAEIANNAKADLFISIHTNALANNRTAKGASTWTLGLAKSDANLEVAKRENSVILYEDDYKTRYAGFNPNSAESYIIFEFMQDKYMEQSVHLASLVQKQFRHHCKRVDRGVHQAGFLVLKASAMPSILVELGFISTPEEERYLNTEEGSSTLAKGIYRAFLSYKREHEIRLTGSSRTALPNDDEVTDTEVAQIDSTESENKKPQNTPRTDKLVTEAKTQRPIVVESTTNDSEITFKIQILTSSRPLSKNDKRLKGLKDVDYYKENGLYKYTYGASSDYNKVLRTRRNTVTPLFKDAFIIAFRNGEKMNINEAIANFKKRRNK, from the coding sequence ATGGAACTACGTAGACCACACATATTATATATATTGATTTGCCTTTGGCTACTCGTTTCTCCATCAAACGTCAGTAGCGTCTGGGCAAAAGATTTCGTTGTAGTTATTGACGCCGGACATGGCGGTCACGATCCCGGAGCCATCGGAAAGATATCCAAAGAAAAGAATATCAATCTGAAAGTAGCATTGAAATTGGGTAATCTGATCAAACAAAACTGCAATGATGTGAAGGTGGTCTATACCCGTAGCAAAGATGTATTTATACCACTTGACCGCCGTGCAGAGATTGCCAACAATGCAAAAGCCGACCTGTTTATTTCAATCCACACTAACGCTCTGGCCAATAACCGGACCGCAAAAGGTGCTTCTACATGGACATTAGGTCTAGCCAAATCAGACGCCAACCTAGAAGTGGCCAAACGGGAGAACTCTGTAATCTTATATGAAGATGATTACAAAACTCGTTACGCCGGATTTAATCCCAATTCCGCTGAATCGTATATTATCTTCGAATTTATGCAAGACAAATATATGGAGCAGAGTGTACACTTGGCTTCATTGGTTCAAAAACAATTCCGCCATCACTGTAAACGGGTGGACCGGGGAGTACATCAGGCCGGATTCCTTGTATTGAAGGCTAGTGCCATGCCAAGCATTCTGGTTGAACTCGGTTTTATCTCTACGCCTGAAGAAGAACGTTATCTTAATACAGAAGAAGGAAGTTCTACTTTGGCAAAAGGTATATATCGGGCATTTCTCTCTTATAAAAGAGAACACGAAATCCGTTTGACAGGCAGCAGCCGCACTGCACTTCCCAATGATGATGAAGTAACCGATACTGAGGTTGCACAGATAGACAGCACAGAAAGCGAAAACAAAAAGCCCCAAAATACTCCACGCACCGACAAGCTTGTAACAGAAGCAAAAACTCAACGCCCAATTGTTGTAGAAAGCACAACAAACGACTCTGAAATTACGTTTAAGATACAAATACTGACCTCTTCACGTCCACTATCTAAAAATGATAAACGACTGAAGGGATTGAAAGATGTAGATTATTACAAGGAAAATGGACTATACAAATACACTTACGGGGCATCGTCCGATTATAATAAGGTATTACGGACACGCCGTAATACAGTCACTCCATTATTTAAGGATGCCTTCATCATTGCATTCCGCAACGGAGAAAAGATGAATATCAACGAGGCTATAGCCAATTTTAAGAAAAGAAGAAATAAATAA
- a CDS encoding NADPH-dependent oxidoreductase — translation MMDTVKNRRTIRKYQQKDITPDLLNDLLETSFRASTMGGMQLYSVVVTRDAEKKEILSPAHFNQPMVKEAPVVLTFCADFRRFCKYCQERNAVPGYGNLMSFLNAAMDTLLVAQTFCTLAEEAGLGICYLGTTTYNPQMIIDALHLPELVFPITTVTVGYPAESPKQVDRLPIEGIIHEESYHDYTAEDINRLYAYKESLPENKLFIEENQKETLPQVFTDVRYTKKDNEFMSENLLKVLRRQGFMD, via the coding sequence ATGATGGATACAGTTAAGAACAGAAGGACAATCCGCAAATACCAGCAAAAAGATATTACGCCGGATTTGTTAAATGATTTGCTTGAAACTTCATTTCGCGCTTCTACGATGGGTGGAATGCAGCTTTATAGTGTGGTTGTCACCCGTGATGCCGAGAAAAAAGAAATACTTTCTCCGGCTCATTTTAATCAGCCGATGGTAAAGGAGGCTCCGGTTGTATTGACATTTTGCGCGGATTTTCGTCGTTTTTGCAAATATTGTCAGGAAAGGAATGCGGTGCCGGGATATGGTAATTTAATGTCCTTTTTGAATGCCGCTATGGATACTTTATTGGTTGCACAGACTTTCTGTACGCTTGCCGAGGAAGCCGGATTGGGTATTTGCTATTTGGGTACTACTACCTATAATCCTCAAATGATCATCGATGCTTTGCACTTGCCCGAGTTGGTGTTTCCCATTACTACAGTGACTGTGGGATATCCGGCGGAATCTCCGAAACAGGTAGACCGTCTGCCGATAGAGGGCATTATACATGAAGAGAGCTATCACGATTATACCGCCGAAGATATAAACCGGTTATATGCTTATAAGGAATCTTTGCCTGAGAACAAGTTATTTATAGAAGAGAATCAGAAAGAGACTCTGCCCCAAGTATTCACGGATGTCCGCTATACAAAGAAGGATAATGAATTTATGTCTGAGAATCTGTTGAAGGTACTTCGCCGGCAGGGCTTTATGGATTAA
- a CDS encoding adenosylcobalamin-dependent ribonucleoside-diphosphate reductase encodes MEKQIYSYEEAFEESLRYFQGDELAARVWVNKYAVKDSFGNIYEKSPKDMHWRLANEVARIEAKYPNALSSEQLFELFDHFKYIVPQGSPMTGIGNDYQVASLSNCFVIGIDGSADSYGAIIKIDEEQVQLMKRRGGVGHDLSHIRPKGSPVKNSALTSTGLVPFMERYSNSTREVAQDGRRGALMLSVSIKHPDSEAFIDAKMTEGKVTGANVSVKLDDAFMSAAVEGRKYTQQYPIDSDHPTTVKEIEASNLWKKIVHNAWKSAEPGVLFWDTIIRESVPDCYADLGYKTVSTNPCGEIPLCPYDSCRLLAINLYSYVVNPFTKDAYFDFDLFHKHVALAQRIMDDIIDLELEKIERIIEKIDQDPENEEVKHTERGLWEKIYKKSGQGRRTGVGITAEGDMLAALGMRYGTEEATEFSEKVHKAVALGAYRSSVDMAKERGAFDVYDSEREKNNPFINRLREADPALYEDMKKYGRRNIACLTIAPTGTTSLMTQTTSGIEPVFLPVYKRRRKVNPNDTNVRVDFVDETGDAFEEYIVFHHKFVTWMEANGYDPAKRYTQEEIDELVAKSPYYKATSNDVDWLMKVRMQGKIQKWVDHSISVTINLPNDVDEELVNRLYVEAWKSGCKGCTVYRDGSRSGVLISAKSDKDKKEELPPCKPPTVVEVRPTVLEADVVRFQNNKEKWVALVGLLDGRPYEIFTGLQDDDEGIIIPKSVNTGRIIKNVDENGNKRYDFQFENKRGYKMTIEGLSEKFNKEYWNYAKLISGVLRWRMPIEQVIKLVGSLQLDSENINTWKNGVERALKKYVQDGTEAKGKKCPNCGNETLVYQEGCLICTTCGASRCG; translated from the coding sequence GTGGAAAAGCAAATTTACTCTTACGAGGAAGCCTTCGAAGAATCTTTACGATATTTTCAGGGCGATGAACTTGCTGCGCGAGTTTGGGTAAACAAATACGCAGTAAAAGACTCTTTCGGAAATATTTACGAGAAGTCACCGAAGGATATGCATTGGAGACTTGCCAACGAGGTGGCTCGCATTGAAGCAAAGTACCCCAACGCACTAAGTTCCGAACAGTTGTTTGAGCTGTTTGATCATTTTAAGTATATCGTACCGCAAGGTAGTCCGATGACAGGTATAGGTAACGATTATCAGGTTGCTTCACTTTCCAATTGCTTTGTGATTGGTATTGATGGTTCTGCCGATTCATACGGTGCCATCATCAAAATAGACGAAGAACAGGTGCAACTGATGAAAAGACGTGGTGGTGTAGGTCATGATCTCTCGCACATCCGTCCCAAAGGTTCTCCTGTGAAAAACTCCGCTCTGACTTCTACCGGTCTGGTTCCGTTCATGGAACGTTATTCCAATTCCACACGTGAGGTTGCTCAAGACGGACGTCGCGGCGCACTGATGCTCAGTGTATCGATCAAGCATCCGGACTCGGAAGCATTTATCGACGCCAAAATGACAGAAGGTAAGGTAACAGGAGCCAATGTTTCAGTTAAGCTGGACGATGCATTCATGTCAGCAGCCGTAGAAGGCAGAAAATATACCCAACAATACCCTATTGACTCCGATCACCCGACTACGGTAAAAGAGATCGAAGCTTCCAACCTATGGAAAAAAATTGTGCATAACGCATGGAAATCAGCAGAACCGGGTGTATTGTTCTGGGATACCATTATTCGCGAATCAGTGCCCGACTGTTATGCGGACCTAGGATATAAAACGGTTTCGACAAACCCTTGTGGTGAAATTCCATTATGCCCCTACGATTCTTGCCGACTGTTGGCCATCAATCTATATTCATACGTAGTCAATCCGTTCACCAAAGATGCCTACTTCGACTTCGATCTCTTCCATAAACATGTAGCACTGGCTCAGCGCATCATGGATGATATCATCGATCTGGAATTGGAGAAGATAGAACGTATCATCGAGAAAATCGATCAGGACCCCGAAAACGAAGAAGTGAAACACACCGAACGCGGACTGTGGGAAAAGATCTATAAGAAGAGTGGTCAGGGACGACGTACCGGTGTCGGTATTACAGCCGAAGGCGATATGCTTGCCGCTCTCGGAATGCGTTATGGAACAGAAGAAGCGACAGAGTTTTCAGAGAAAGTGCACAAAGCAGTCGCTTTGGGCGCTTATCGTTCATCAGTGGATATGGCCAAAGAACGCGGAGCATTCGATGTATATGACTCGGAAAGAGAAAAGAACAATCCGTTTATCAACCGCTTGCGCGAAGCCGACCCGGCATTGTATGAGGATATGAAAAAATATGGTCGCCGTAACATTGCGTGCCTGACCATCGCTCCTACCGGCACAACCAGTCTGATGACCCAAACTACCTCGGGTATCGAACCAGTATTCCTTCCGGTATACAAACGCAGAAGAAAAGTAAACCCGAACGATACCAACGTACGAGTCGACTTTGTTGACGAAACCGGAGATGCCTTTGAAGAATACATCGTATTCCACCACAAGTTTGTGACTTGGATGGAAGCAAACGGCTATGATCCGGCTAAACGATACACTCAGGAAGAAATAGACGAACTGGTAGCAAAATCACCTTATTACAAAGCAACGTCCAACGATGTGGACTGGCTGATGAAGGTGCGTATGCAAGGTAAAATTCAGAAATGGGTAGACCACTCCATCAGTGTGACCATCAACCTGCCGAACGATGTAGACGAAGAATTGGTAAATCGCCTGTATGTGGAAGCCTGGAAGTCAGGCTGCAAGGGCTGTACGGTTTATCGTGACGGTTCCCGTTCAGGAGTGCTGATCTCTGCGAAGTCCGACAAAGATAAGAAAGAGGAACTCCCTCCTTGCAAACCACCAACGGTAGTCGAGGTACGCCCGACAGTGCTTGAAGCCGACGTCGTACGCTTCCAAAACAACAAAGAGAAATGGGTGGCCCTGGTCGGCTTGCTCGACGGCAGACCTTATGAGATATTCACCGGTCTGCAAGACGATGACGAAGGAATCATTATTCCGAAAAGCGTAAATACCGGACGCATCATCAAGAACGTCGATGAAAACGGAAACAAACGCTATGACTTCCAGTTCGAGAACAAACGCGGATACAAAATGACCATCGAAGGTCTGTCTGAGAAGTTCAATAAAGAATACTGGAACTATGCTAAACTGATTTCAGGCGTACTTCGCTGGAGAATGCCGATCGAACAGGTGATCAAACTGGTAGGTTCGCTGCAATTGGACAGCGAGAACATCAACACCTGGAAGAATGGTGTAGAGCGTGCGCTGAAAAAATATGTGCAGGACGGAACAGAAGCCAAAGGCAAGAAGTGCCCCAACTGCGGAAACGAGACATTAGTTTATCAGGAAGGTTGCCTCATCTGTACCACTTGCGGTGCATCCAGATGTGGATAA
- a CDS encoding acyltransferase family protein produces MGDDKNKRIDFVDLTKGVCIILVVMAHIGGAFEKLDYHSMIASFRMPLYFFISGIFFKSYEGLFGFFIRKINKLIIPFLFFYLSAFFLKYIVWKIAPGVFQLPVSWTELLVVFHDHALIKFNPPIWFLLALFNCNILFYLVHSLRNRRLGLMFALTLLIGTAGFYMGKHQIELPLYMDVAMSALPFYVAGFWIRRYNFFLFPHRFDKLIPLCILVALAVMYFTATFVGMRTNNYAGNIFQFWASAFAGIFMIMLFCKKFKKLPVISYMGRYSVITLGIHAPLLHFEYPVVSRFIHNEWGQAIALLLLTLTVCIIATPIFLKLIPQAVAQKDFIKTKQSTQQGS; encoded by the coding sequence ATGGGAGATGACAAAAACAAACGAATAGATTTTGTGGACTTAACGAAAGGAGTCTGCATCATTCTGGTAGTAATGGCACACATAGGTGGAGCCTTCGAAAAACTTGATTATCACTCGATGATTGCCAGTTTTCGCATGCCTCTTTATTTCTTTATCTCAGGCATTTTCTTCAAATCCTATGAAGGCCTTTTCGGCTTCTTCATCCGAAAGATAAACAAGCTGATCATCCCTTTCCTCTTTTTCTATCTCAGCGCGTTCTTTCTGAAATACATTGTATGGAAAATCGCTCCCGGAGTCTTCCAGCTTCCGGTCAGCTGGACGGAACTCCTAGTTGTGTTTCATGACCATGCGCTGATCAAGTTCAACCCTCCCATCTGGTTCTTGCTGGCACTCTTCAATTGCAACATCTTGTTCTATCTGGTTCACAGTTTGCGCAACCGGCGGTTAGGTCTCATGTTTGCCCTCACTTTGCTGATCGGGACAGCCGGATTCTATATGGGCAAGCATCAGATAGAATTGCCCCTTTATATGGATGTAGCCATGAGCGCCCTGCCTTTCTACGTAGCCGGATTCTGGATTCGCCGTTACAATTTCTTCCTCTTTCCCCATCGTTTCGACAAGCTGATTCCCTTATGTATCCTGGTAGCCCTGGCAGTGATGTACTTCACCGCCACATTCGTGGGCATGCGCACCAACAATTATGCCGGCAACATTTTCCAATTTTGGGCCTCAGCCTTTGCCGGCATATTTATGATCATGCTTTTCTGCAAGAAGTTCAAGAAGCTGCCCGTCATCTCGTATATGGGGCGTTACTCGGTCATAACACTGGGCATACACGCACCTTTACTCCATTTTGAATATCCGGTTGTCAGCCGGTTTATCCACAACGAATGGGGACAGGCCATTGCCTTACTGCTACTGACGCTGACCGTCTGCATCATTGCGACCCCCATATTCCTGAAACTGATTCCGCAAGCAGTGGCACAAAAAGACTTTATTAAAACCAAACAATCGACACAACAAGGATCATAA